Proteins encoded by one window of Blautia faecicola:
- a CDS encoding zinc ribbon domain-containing protein yields MKCPSCGAEVTGRFCSYCGAPLPAASDANLSAANNTDDDRLVDDWKSFDDYVNRKSTAPAAAGNSGTGRPASGTTRTAAGRREEDRKKQTSDSGRYKNTATNQHTVHKTTTQKTKTKHKKKKKGGGLLSAAASLTTGSVKLGGTLFYLVLQWICVALMALSTLRMAQNFWANRVTLGSIAGVVQEKNYAQGIYLIGALICVGFGCIQALWIASRKRMPDHGKIRQVDMGRGLFGFVVLVLLAFASTYAYPILPASPAPLEGAKLFFHIVDDLGKSFLFMNVIGAVLCVVRKMGTR; encoded by the coding sequence ATGAAGTGTCCATCCTGTGGTGCTGAGGTCACCGGTCGTTTCTGCAGTTACTGTGGTGCGCCGCTTCCGGCTGCTTCCGATGCCAATCTTTCAGCCGCTAACAATACAGATGATGATCGTCTGGTGGACGATTGGAAATCTTTTGATGATTATGTAAACCGTAAATCGACTGCGCCGGCTGCTGCCGGAAACTCCGGTACCGGCAGACCTGCTTCCGGTACAACCAGGACTGCTGCAGGACGTCGGGAAGAAGACAGAAAGAAGCAAACCTCCGATTCCGGCAGATATAAAAATACTGCCACAAACCAGCATACTGTTCATAAAACCACTACACAAAAGACAAAAACCAAGCACAAAAAGAAGAAAAAGGGAGGTGGACTGCTGTCTGCGGCAGCTTCCCTGACCACCGGGAGCGTAAAACTGGGAGGCACCCTGTTTTATCTTGTGCTCCAGTGGATCTGCGTAGCCCTGATGGCTTTGTCCACCCTTCGTATGGCACAGAACTTCTGGGCCAACCGGGTGACCCTTGGCTCCATCGCCGGAGTAGTACAGGAAAAGAATTATGCCCAGGGAATCTATCTGATTGGGGCACTGATCTGTGTGGGCTTTGGTTGTATCCAGGCACTGTGGATCGCCAGCAGAAAACGGATGCCGGACCACGGCAAGATCCGCCAGGTTGACATGGGACGGGGACTGTTCGGTTTCGTTGTTCTGGTTCTTCTGGCCTTTGCATCCACCTATGCCTATCCAATCCTTCCTGCCAGCCCGGCTCCGTTGGAAGGTGCCAAATTGTTTTTCCACATCGTGGATGATCTGGGCAAATCCTTTTTGTTCATGAATGTGATCGGGGCAGTTTTGTGTGTGGTGCGTAAGATGGGGACACGGTAG
- a CDS encoding ABC transporter permease: protein MAKYIFKRILTAIPLIIVITILCFSLIHLAPYDAIDAMTTPKMSPELVQMIREKYGYDQPVYVQYIRWLEGILNGNFGYSIVTKTNIFDELATRIPNTIKLVLPSYLTAYVISIVLGLVAGSHKNKWLDKLIDGICSLWIAMPTFWVAMLFIYLFGYKLRILPILGMHTVGVNTLSDFLLHFITPYLVLTLAFIPDNVRYVRSSTITQYSEDYVMVQKAFGASKAEIMFKHVCKNVLLPVITKLGMALPTLVTGAVITETVFSWPGIGPYFIKAVQGMDYPIVMIVLILSSTLVVLGNLLSDILYCVTDPRIRKMG, encoded by the coding sequence ATGGCAAAGTATATTTTCAAACGTATTCTTACTGCGATCCCACTGATCATCGTGATCACGATCCTGTGTTTTTCTCTGATTCATCTGGCACCGTATGATGCCATCGATGCCATGACAACTCCGAAGATGTCTCCGGAGTTGGTACAGATGATCCGTGAAAAATACGGTTATGATCAGCCGGTCTACGTGCAGTATATCCGCTGGCTGGAAGGAATTCTGAATGGAAACTTCGGCTATTCTATCGTGACAAAAACGAATATTTTCGATGAGCTGGCGACAAGAATCCCGAACACGATCAAGCTGGTGCTGCCGTCTTATCTGACTGCCTATGTGATCTCAATCGTGCTGGGTCTGGTGGCCGGTTCTCACAAAAACAAATGGCTGGACAAACTGATCGACGGGATCTGTTCCCTGTGGATCGCGATGCCGACTTTCTGGGTAGCGATGCTCTTTATCTATCTGTTCGGCTATAAACTGCGGATCCTTCCGATCCTTGGCATGCATACGGTAGGTGTGAATACTTTGTCTGATTTCCTGTTGCATTTTATTACACCGTATCTGGTGCTGACACTGGCATTTATCCCGGACAATGTGCGTTATGTGCGTTCTTCCACGATCACACAGTACTCCGAGGATTATGTTATGGTACAGAAGGCATTTGGCGCTTCCAAAGCAGAGATCATGTTCAAACATGTCTGTAAGAACGTACTGCTTCCGGTTATCACAAAACTGGGTATGGCATTGCCAACGCTGGTAACAGGTGCGGTTATCACGGAAACCGTATTCAGCTGGCCGGGTATCGGACCGTATTTTATCAAGGCGGTACAGGGTATGGACTATCCGATTGTTATGATCGTTTTGATATTGTCTTCCACCCTGGTAGTCCTGGGAAATCTGCTGTCCGATATTTTATACTGTGTGACAGATCCGCGTATCAGAAAGATGGGGTAA
- the glgB gene encoding 1,4-alpha-glucan branching protein GlgB, with protein MAKMEFGELDQYLFGQATHYDIYKKLGAHPVTQNGKSGTYFAVWAPNAEDVSVVGEFNDWDPERHPMKKTGPIGVWETFVAGAKVGDLYKFCIRAMDGRLLYKADPYASWSEMRPGNASRIADITGFKWGDAAWMKKRKETDPRRAALSIYEVHPGSWKKHPASEADPDGFYSYRELAHELADYVKRMGYTHVELMGIAEHPFDGSWGYQVTGYYAPTARFGSPKEFKYLVNYLHKNKIGVILDWVPAHFPKDAHGLAEFDGTCIYEHSDPRQGEHPDWGTKIFNYGKNEVKNFLIANALYWIEEFHVDGLRVDAVASMLYLDYGKKDGQWIANKYGGNENLEAIEFFKHLNTLILGRNKGTMMIAEESTAWPKVTGDVEKENGLGFTFKWNMGWMHDFLEYMKLDPYFRKFNHNKMTFSMTYAFSEAYILVLSHDEVVHLKCSMINKMPGEYDDKFENLKAGYSFMMGHPGKKLLFMGQEFGQFQEWSEARELDWYLLREARHQQLQDYVRDLQMMYKKYPALYADANGYDGFQWINADDADRSIYSFIRWSPTKRNNLLFVCNFTPVERKDYWVGVPQKKQCKLILSSADPAYGGQHHVDNPVFKPVKGECDGQPYHVAYPLAPYEVAIFAFN; from the coding sequence ATGGCAAAGATGGAGTTTGGGGAACTGGATCAATATTTGTTTGGTCAGGCAACGCATTATGATATTTATAAGAAACTGGGAGCGCATCCGGTAACACAAAATGGAAAAAGCGGCACGTATTTTGCAGTATGGGCACCAAACGCAGAGGATGTTTCTGTTGTCGGTGAGTTTAATGACTGGGATCCGGAGCGCCATCCGATGAAAAAGACAGGACCGATCGGTGTCTGGGAGACTTTTGTTGCAGGAGCCAAAGTGGGAGATCTGTATAAATTCTGTATCCGTGCCATGGACGGAAGACTGCTGTACAAAGCAGATCCTTATGCAAGCTGGTCTGAGATGCGCCCGGGCAATGCATCTCGTATCGCGGATATCACAGGTTTCAAATGGGGCGATGCCGCATGGATGAAGAAGAGAAAAGAGACCGATCCGAGAAGAGCGGCTCTCTCAATCTACGAAGTACATCCGGGGTCCTGGAAAAAACATCCGGCATCTGAGGCAGATCCGGACGGTTTCTACAGCTATCGGGAACTGGCACATGAGCTGGCAGATTATGTAAAACGTATGGGTTATACTCATGTGGAACTGATGGGCATCGCGGAGCATCCGTTTGACGGTTCCTGGGGTTATCAGGTTACCGGTTACTATGCACCGACCGCCCGTTTCGGATCTCCGAAAGAATTCAAATATCTGGTCAATTATTTACATAAAAATAAGATCGGTGTCATCCTCGACTGGGTACCGGCGCATTTCCCGAAAGATGCTCACGGACTGGCAGAGTTTGACGGAACCTGTATCTACGAGCATTCCGACCCACGTCAGGGAGAGCATCCGGACTGGGGTACCAAGATCTTTAATTATGGGAAAAACGAAGTCAAGAATTTCCTGATCGCGAACGCACTGTACTGGATCGAAGAGTTCCATGTAGACGGTCTGCGTGTGGATGCAGTGGCGTCCATGCTGTATCTGGATTATGGAAAGAAAGACGGACAGTGGATCGCGAATAAATATGGCGGTAACGAGAACCTGGAGGCTATTGAATTTTTCAAGCATCTGAATACTCTGATTCTTGGAAGAAACAAAGGAACCATGATGATCGCTGAAGAGTCTACTGCATGGCCGAAAGTAACCGGAGATGTGGAAAAAGAGAACGGTCTCGGATTCACGTTTAAGTGGAACATGGGATGGATGCACGATTTCCTGGAGTATATGAAACTGGATCCGTATTTCAGAAAATTCAACCATAATAAGATGACCTTCTCCATGACGTATGCTTTCAGCGAGGCGTATATTCTGGTACTGTCTCATGATGAAGTTGTCCATCTGAAATGCTCCATGATCAACAAGATGCCCGGAGAGTACGATGACAAATTTGAGAATCTGAAAGCCGGATATTCCTTCATGATGGGGCACCCGGGTAAGAAACTGCTGTTTATGGGACAGGAGTTCGGACAGTTTCAGGAGTGGAGTGAGGCGAGAGAGCTTGACTGGTATCTGCTCCGTGAGGCAAGACATCAGCAGTTACAGGATTATGTAAGAGATTTGCAGATGATGTATAAAAAATATCCGGCACTGTATGCGGATGCCAATGGTTATGATGGTTTTCAGTGGATCAATGCCGATGATGCAGACCGAAGCATCTACAGCTTCATCCGCTGGTCACCGACGAAAAGAAACAACCTGCTGTTTGTCTGCAACTTTACACCGGTAGAACGGAAAGACTACTGGGTAGGTGTACCGCAGAAGAAACAGTGTAAATTAATCCTGAGCAGTGCAGACCCGGCTTACGGCGGACAGCATCATGTGGACAATCCGGTATTCAAACCGGTCAAGGGAGAATGTGACGGACAGCCATACCATGTGGCATATCCGCTGGCTCCATACGAAGTTGCAATATTTGCATTTAATTAA
- a CDS encoding TetR/AcrR family transcriptional regulator: MKQMDNRQLIIEKALELFCARGYDAVGVQEIAEQSGITKPTLYYYFGSKQGLMETILEENSRILEEMLEKAVEEPGDVPQVLYRVARAYFDFAGSHWQFYLFMLSQFYSGKKSEGFRAVYPRIQKYYQLVVRIFEDSADRLGNMGGRQEQFAVSFMGILDSHMMMLGREQDEEHGLVMTDQRTYEIVRQFLYGIYS, encoded by the coding sequence ATGAAACAGATGGATAATCGGCAGCTGATCATTGAAAAAGCGCTGGAACTGTTTTGTGCTCGTGGATATGACGCAGTGGGGGTTCAGGAGATCGCAGAACAGTCCGGAATTACAAAACCAACGCTGTATTATTATTTTGGCAGTAAGCAGGGATTGATGGAGACGATCCTTGAGGAGAACAGTCGTATTCTGGAAGAGATGCTGGAAAAAGCAGTGGAAGAACCGGGGGATGTCCCGCAGGTGTTATACCGTGTGGCGAGAGCGTATTTTGATTTTGCGGGAAGCCACTGGCAGTTTTATCTGTTCATGCTGAGTCAGTTTTATTCCGGTAAAAAATCCGAAGGTTTTCGGGCTGTGTATCCGCGGATCCAGAAATATTATCAGCTGGTAGTGCGGATCTTTGAAGATTCTGCAGATCGTCTGGGAAATATGGGCGGCCGTCAGGAGCAGTTCGCGGTCAGCTTCATGGGGATTCTGGATTCCCATATGATGATGCTGGGAAGAGAGCAGGATGAAGAACACGGACTGGTGATGACGGATCAGAGAACGTATGAGATCGTCCGGCAGTTCCTGTACGGTATTTATTCGTAA
- a CDS encoding ABC transporter ATP-binding protein translates to METKEQYLLEAKNLSKYFPVKNFFGKLVQEVRAVDRVNLSIKKGETFGLVGESGCGKSTLGRTLIRMYEPTDGILTYDGHDITKTKGKELLAYHKRMQIIFQDPYSALDPHQNVREIMAEPISVFEKLPEKEMDERIVSLLEKVGMKADDMEKYAYEFSGGQRQRIGIARALSVNPEFLLCDEPISALDVSIQAQVVNVLEDLQQELGLTYLFVAHDLSMVRHISDRIGVMYLGKIVESGDSDEVYDNPCHPYTRALLASIPIADPKRALSLEHCGIEGDLPSPLHVPSGCRFHTRCPYATEQCRQQEPELEERTPGHMVACWKK, encoded by the coding sequence ATGGAAACAAAAGAACAATATCTTCTGGAAGCGAAGAATCTGTCCAAGTATTTCCCGGTCAAAAATTTCTTCGGAAAACTGGTACAGGAAGTACGGGCGGTGGACCGTGTGAACCTTTCCATTAAAAAAGGAGAAACCTTCGGTCTGGTGGGAGAGTCCGGCTGTGGAAAGTCCACACTGGGCCGTACTCTGATCCGTATGTATGAGCCGACCGATGGAATCTTAACCTACGACGGTCACGACATCACAAAGACAAAGGGTAAAGAACTCCTTGCATATCATAAAAGAATGCAGATTATTTTTCAGGATCCTTATTCTGCGCTGGATCCCCATCAGAATGTAAGAGAAATCATGGCCGAACCGATTTCCGTCTTTGAAAAACTTCCGGAAAAAGAGATGGATGAGCGGATCGTAAGTCTTCTTGAAAAAGTAGGTATGAAGGCAGACGATATGGAAAAATATGCCTATGAATTTTCAGGCGGACAGCGTCAGCGTATCGGTATCGCAAGAGCCTTATCCGTCAATCCGGAATTCCTGCTCTGCGATGAGCCGATCTCCGCACTGGACGTATCGATCCAGGCACAGGTTGTCAACGTGCTGGAAGATCTGCAGCAGGAACTGGGACTGACTTACCTGTTTGTGGCACATGATCTGTCCATGGTGCGCCATATCTCCGACAGGATCGGTGTGATGTACCTTGGTAAGATCGTGGAGAGCGGAGACAGCGATGAAGTGTATGACAATCCATGCCACCCATACACCCGGGCACTGCTGGCCTCCATTCCGATCGCAGATCCGAAGCGGGCACTCAGCCTGGAACATTGCGGCATCGAGGGAGACCTTCCGAGTCCGCTGCATGTTCCGTCCGGCTGTCGTTTCCATACACGCTGTCCTTATGCGACCGAGCAGTGCAGACAGCAGGAACCGGAACTGGAAGAGAGAACACCGGGTCATATGGTGGCCTGCTGGAAAAAATAA
- a CDS encoding ABC transporter substrate-binding protein: MKRFKKLVSVLTLTAMLAASLTACGGKDPVAEDDSTAGTTTADSSTATTETSGDSTFTYAISGDPTETVNVITTSDRWGLSTVKMIYSPLYMNNADGINWFLATDYSVSDDNLTYTFKLRDDVKWSDGEPFTADDVVFTYEAMEQEDNLGWAYSQLVYEQGTVKVEKVDDYTVSFTFPFVTPTAIEMLSQIFIMPEHIYKDVTDFEHNDYNMNSVGTGPYKLVDYQSGSYLKFEANENYYKGEPSVKNVVFQIIENADTAILALQNGEVDAYQMTPQQVKKLDLDASNLTAYSYTEGRVGYLQINCNRVTDENVRKALLFAMDRKAMDDAAFESDEYYSIPYTFLPTNSQFYTEDGVEKYEQDVDKAKSMLEEAGVSGLKLKLGYISSDAVQSAQALLIQEQLQEVGVTVELAGGDGTAIANAMKDPDNEYDMYLGGYIMGIDPDTFSSLFENDGAYNYMHYSGYDTIDQLFEEGRSELDESARKETYAKLQAAVQDTGAFYPIISNNKILVVNNRIQGVEDAGLVPVYTFEDTSSLKIAE; the protein is encoded by the coding sequence ATGAAAAGATTCAAAAAACTTGTGTCTGTACTTACTCTGACAGCGATGCTTGCAGCAAGTCTGACAGCTTGTGGCGGAAAAGATCCGGTTGCAGAAGATGACAGCACAGCAGGCACAACCACTGCCGACAGCAGTACAGCTACCACAGAGACTTCTGGTGACAGTACATTTACCTATGCCATCTCCGGAGACCCTACAGAGACTGTCAATGTTATCACAACATCTGACCGTTGGGGATTATCTACTGTAAAGATGATCTACTCCCCACTGTATATGAATAATGCCGATGGAATCAACTGGTTCCTGGCTACAGATTACAGCGTATCCGATGATAATCTGACCTATACATTCAAACTGAGAGATGATGTAAAATGGTCTGACGGTGAACCGTTTACCGCAGATGATGTTGTATTTACATACGAAGCCATGGAACAGGAGGATAACCTTGGATGGGCGTATTCTCAGCTGGTTTACGAGCAGGGAACGGTAAAAGTGGAAAAAGTGGATGATTACACCGTATCTTTCACATTCCCGTTCGTAACACCTACGGCTATTGAGATGTTAAGTCAGATTTTCATTATGCCGGAGCACATCTACAAAGATGTCACAGATTTTGAGCATAACGATTACAATATGAACTCCGTAGGAACCGGTCCTTACAAACTGGTAGATTATCAGTCAGGTTCATATCTGAAGTTTGAAGCAAACGAAAACTACTACAAAGGCGAACCGTCTGTTAAAAATGTAGTATTCCAGATCATCGAAAATGCAGATACTGCGATCCTGGCTCTGCAGAACGGTGAAGTGGATGCTTATCAGATGACACCACAGCAGGTGAAAAAACTGGATCTGGATGCAAGCAACCTGACTGCTTATTCTTACACAGAGGGTCGTGTCGGTTACCTGCAGATCAACTGCAACCGTGTAACAGACGAAAACGTTCGTAAGGCCCTGCTGTTTGCCATGGACAGAAAAGCAATGGATGATGCAGCCTTCGAATCTGACGAATACTACAGCATTCCGTATACCTTCCTGCCAACCAACAGCCAGTTCTACACAGAAGACGGTGTGGAAAAATACGAGCAGGATGTAGACAAAGCAAAGAGTATGTTAGAGGAAGCCGGTGTGAGTGGTCTGAAACTGAAACTGGGTTACATCTCCAGTGATGCCGTACAGTCCGCACAGGCACTGCTGATTCAGGAACAGCTGCAGGAAGTTGGTGTGACGGTAGAACTTGCCGGCGGAGACGGAACAGCCATTGCAAACGCAATGAAGGATCCGGATAACGAGTACGATATGTATCTGGGCGGTTATATCATGGGTATTGACCCGGATACCTTCTCCAGCCTGTTTGAAAATGATGGTGCTTACAACTACATGCACTACAGTGGATACGATACCATCGATCAGCTGTTTGAGGAAGGTCGTTCTGAATTGGATGAGTCTGCAAGAAAGGAAACCTATGCAAAACTGCAGGCAGCTGTCCAGGATACAGGTGCTTTCTATCCGATCATTTCCAACAACAAGATCCTGGTTGTAAACAACAGAATCCAGGGTGTGGAAGATGCAGGACTTGTTCCGGTATATACCTTCGAGGATACTTCCAGTCTGAAAATTGCTGAATAA
- a CDS encoding L-cysteine desulfidase family protein has protein sequence MLSKELYRTYVQILKDELVPAMGCTEPIAIAYAGAVARKTLGVLPERVEVAVSRNIIKNVKSVVVPHTGGLRGIEAAAAAGIVAGDAAKELEVISHVEQEDIEAMGTFLKEVPCSVCEASSDLIFDIQITLYHGEDRASVRITDFHTNLVHVSRNGEILLAKEITGKEESALADKSTLTIEKIFAFAKEVDLADVREVLERQVRYNMAIAEEGLCGNYGANIGKVLLATYGDQDVKVRAKAMAAAGSDARMNGCELPVVINSGSGNQGITASVPIVVFAKELQVSEETMYRALVISNLATIHIKEGIGRLSAYCGAVGAGCGCSAGIAYLYGDGKKEGEHAIVNGLAIVSGMICDGAKASCAAKIASSVDAGILGYFMYKNGQQFIGGDGIVKKGVENTIRCVGKLASEGMLETDREIVHLMIHG, from the coding sequence ATGCTTTCAAAAGAACTTTACCGAACCTATGTCCAGATCCTGAAAGATGAACTGGTGCCGGCGATGGGATGTACCGAGCCCATCGCCATCGCTTACGCGGGAGCCGTGGCCAGAAAGACACTGGGAGTCCTGCCGGAGCGGGTGGAGGTTGCGGTCAGCCGAAATATTATAAAAAATGTAAAAAGCGTGGTTGTTCCACATACCGGTGGCTTACGTGGAATCGAAGCCGCCGCAGCTGCCGGAATCGTGGCAGGAGATGCTGCGAAGGAACTGGAGGTCATCTCCCATGTGGAACAGGAAGACATCGAAGCAATGGGAACCTTCCTGAAGGAGGTTCCGTGCAGTGTCTGTGAGGCATCCTCTGATCTGATCTTTGATATTCAGATTACTTTATATCACGGAGAAGATAGAGCGAGTGTACGGATCACCGATTTTCACACGAATCTGGTGCATGTGTCCAGAAACGGGGAGATCCTTCTGGCAAAAGAGATTACCGGAAAAGAAGAGTCCGCGCTGGCAGACAAATCGACGCTTACCATAGAAAAAATCTTTGCATTTGCAAAGGAAGTGGACCTTGCAGATGTCCGGGAAGTACTGGAACGTCAGGTTCGTTACAACATGGCGATCGCCGAGGAAGGGCTCTGCGGTAATTACGGAGCCAATATTGGAAAGGTTCTGCTGGCCACTTACGGCGATCAGGATGTCAAGGTGCGCGCCAAAGCCATGGCAGCTGCCGGTTCTGATGCAAGAATGAACGGCTGTGAGCTTCCGGTGGTGATCAATTCCGGAAGCGGCAACCAGGGAATCACAGCTTCTGTCCCGATCGTGGTTTTCGCAAAAGAACTGCAGGTATCGGAAGAAACGATGTACCGGGCACTGGTGATCTCGAATCTGGCAACGATCCATATCAAAGAAGGAATCGGCAGACTTTCCGCATACTGCGGTGCAGTGGGAGCCGGATGTGGCTGTAGCGCCGGGATTGCCTACCTGTACGGAGACGGCAAGAAGGAGGGCGAACATGCCATTGTCAACGGTCTTGCTATTGTATCAGGCATGATCTGCGACGGAGCAAAAGCATCCTGCGCAGCAAAGATCGCGTCTTCTGTAGACGCGGGAATCCTTGGGTACTTTATGTATAAGAACGGACAGCAGTTTATCGGCGGTGACGGTATCGTAAAAAAAGGTGTGGAAAATACGATCCGCTGTGTAGGTAAACTGGCATCCGAGGGTATGCTCGAGACAGACCGGGAAATCGTTCATCTGATGATCCACGGATAA
- a CDS encoding ABC transporter permease, producing MAMNHSQKKRLENVWEALKHDKIAIFSIIFLALILILSLLAPVLPLEPNKTDVAHMLEAPSSAHIFGTDEVGRDYLARVIYGGRVSLLVGVLAMLMSVTIGVTVGILAGYLGGIIDGILMRIVDILQSIPWLILVTVISIFFKQGLVSIIIVIGFFSWMEIARLVRAEVMSVKEREYVLYADFAGVPLFKMVLRHLIPSVLPTIIIAATTSISNAIMTESSLSFLGIGIQEPLSSWGKLLQSAQSNLQNAVYMAIIPGLLIMLTIFAFNKLGNLLRIYVDPRVMDAGK from the coding sequence ATGGCAATGAATCATTCACAGAAAAAACGTCTGGAAAATGTCTGGGAGGCATTAAAACACGACAAAATCGCAATATTTTCTATTATCTTCCTTGCACTGATCCTGATATTATCCTTACTGGCTCCGGTACTCCCGCTGGAACCGAATAAAACCGATGTCGCTCATATGTTAGAGGCACCAAGCAGTGCCCATATTTTCGGAACCGATGAAGTGGGCCGTGATTATCTGGCGCGTGTCATCTACGGAGGCCGTGTGTCCCTGCTGGTCGGCGTGCTTGCCATGCTGATGAGTGTGACCATCGGTGTCACTGTTGGGATTCTTGCCGGTTACCTCGGCGGTATCATAGATGGTATCCTGATGCGGATCGTTGACATTCTGCAGTCCATTCCGTGGCTGATCCTGGTTACGGTTATCAGTATTTTCTTCAAACAGGGACTGGTGTCCATTATTATCGTGATCGGATTCTTCTCCTGGATGGAAATCGCCCGTCTGGTGCGTGCGGAGGTTATGTCCGTCAAAGAGAGGGAATACGTCCTCTATGCGGACTTTGCCGGCGTGCCGTTATTTAAAATGGTACTCCGTCATCTGATTCCTTCGGTACTGCCGACGATCATCATCGCAGCGACCACCAGTATCTCCAATGCGATCATGACAGAATCTTCCTTAAGTTTTTTGGGGATCGGTATTCAGGAACCGCTGTCTTCCTGGGGAAAATTACTGCAGAGTGCACAGAGTAACCTGCAGAATGCCGTTTACATGGCGATCATCCCCGGTCTTTTGATCATGCTGACCATCTTTGCGTTCAACAAACTGGGCAATCTGCTTCGAATCTATGTAGATCCCCGTGTCATGGATGCAGGCAAATAG
- a CDS encoding ABC transporter ATP-binding protein: protein MKENRVLTIDNLTTTFESHKQKIQAVRGVSLHVDEGDILAIVGESGSGKSVTMKSVMGLLGENADVQADHLELLQKDLLSMSEKEKRKMRGKDMAMIFQDPMTALNPLKKIGYHMIEVLRRHRNLSKAEARKVAIDMLGKVGIPSAESRMDQYPHEFSGGMRQRVMIAMALCCQPRLLIADEPTTALDVTIQAQILQLLKQLNENEQMNIILITHDLGVVASLAKRIEVMYGGLIMEEGTTEEIFEHPTHPYTRALLHAIPKCESGCRERLEPIPGMAPSLANPPAGCPFVTRCRFACEECKKGIPSMRAYSDTQSSRCIFTKEELDEKEKKEEEK from the coding sequence ATGAAAGAAAACAGAGTATTAACCATAGACAATCTGACCACTACGTTTGAGAGTCACAAACAGAAGATTCAGGCGGTGCGCGGTGTCTCCCTCCATGTGGATGAAGGAGATATTCTGGCTATTGTAGGAGAGTCCGGAAGTGGGAAAAGTGTAACCATGAAGTCGGTCATGGGACTTCTTGGAGAAAATGCAGATGTGCAGGCAGATCATCTGGAACTGCTGCAGAAGGATCTGCTGTCCATGTCCGAAAAAGAAAAACGGAAAATGCGTGGAAAAGATATGGCAATGATCTTCCAGGATCCGATGACTGCCTTGAATCCGCTGAAAAAGATCGGGTATCATATGATCGAGGTACTCCGCCGTCACCGGAACCTGAGCAAGGCAGAAGCAAGAAAAGTAGCCATCGATATGCTGGGAAAGGTAGGAATCCCGTCGGCAGAAAGCCGGATGGATCAGTATCCCCATGAATTTTCCGGTGGTATGAGACAGCGTGTCATGATCGCAATGGCGCTGTGCTGCCAGCCGCGGCTGCTGATCGCCGATGAACCGACAACCGCACTGGATGTAACGATCCAGGCGCAGATCCTGCAGCTTCTCAAACAGTTAAATGAAAATGAGCAGATGAATATTATTCTAATCACCCACGATCTCGGGGTGGTAGCTTCTCTGGCGAAACGGATCGAAGTGATGTACGGAGGTCTGATCATGGAAGAGGGAACCACAGAAGAGATCTTCGAACATCCAACCCATCCGTACACGAGAGCACTGCTTCATGCGATTCCAAAATGTGAGAGCGGATGTCGGGAACGTCTCGAACCGATCCCGGGTATGGCACCGTCTCTGGCGAATCCGCCGGCAGGATGTCCATTTGTGACCCGCTGTCGGTTTGCATGCGAGGAATGTAAGAAAGGGATCCCGTCCATGCGGGCATATTCCGATACCCAGTCCTCCAGATGTATCTTCACAAAAGAAGAACTGGACGAGAAAGAGAAGAAAGAAGAGGAGAAATAA